Within the Pseudorasbora parva isolate DD20220531a chromosome 15, ASM2467924v1, whole genome shotgun sequence genome, the region gtatttaaaatgattttttttattaactgtCGAATACTGTGCTTATGATTATGGATGCACCAATATGAACATTTTGGCCGATACCAATAACcaataattatttacatttgtaaGCTGATAACCAATATATTGTCCGATAAATCCAAATCCAAATTTGTATATCATTTCTGAGAGCCTGATTAACAAAGTCTCACCATTAAAGCCATGTCCAAAGGACACAATTATAATCATGTTCTTATTATAAATTTGTGTAGCCTATATGACAGACTTCCGCTGCACATGTTGCACTGAACTGTATTGTGATAAgtgattttaatatattttaagcaATTCAAACCCATCATGGTGAACGGTGCACATCTGAAGTGTCTTAGCTGAAggtaataatgcattatttaacTGCTTTAATATATCATCCAAATGTTCTTATCTGGCCGGTAACGATAACTTTAAAAATTGACATGTATCGGCCGATATCAATATGGCGGCCGATATATTTTGCATCTGTTATGCTTATGGCACTGGTGCCGTAACTACTTGTGTCAAGGAGAGACAATTAGCACAAATTCTTAAATGACTAATGCCATCATATTTTACAAATCGGGACATTTTAGTAATATAAATTGGActatatttatcaaaatgtagATGAAAATATGTAAAATCCCCAAGTCCCACCATGCAGGCATGCACCCTCAGATCAACAATCTTCTGCAATGAGTCCTACTTAATAATTGAATTAACTTGTGCATGTTAGATAAATTCTATATCCACAATATAACTAGTTTATTTGTGTTAAAATGTCATAGTTGCAATGACATCAAATGATTGCTCTTTGATGTATGTTGGGTACATGCACATAATGCTTTAAAAGTGGCATCTCTCAaactcaatatatatataatataatatatatataatatgtacataatatatatactaTGACTTTTCTAGTTCTGGAAATTCCCTTTTGAAAATGACCTGATATTGTCGGGTTTTCTAACCGTGAGAATGCTGTTAATTGCAGTTAATTGGCCACCTGACCTCAATCTGTGCTGTGCCTCTACTTAAACTGCTGTAATGCCTTTGCCAACCGGCTAAGCGAAAAAATGGCTACGTATGGTAACGAGACAGTTGACAACTATCTTTACTCTTCTTACAATCCTTATTCCTACAAAAACCCCAAGTTTAAGAGCTGGAGACAGAAAGCTTACTTCGCCAACTGCGGCGAGGGAGAGACCTACTTTGATAATTACCACAGGGCGCAGCTCAAGTCCATCTTGTCTCAGATCAACCCGAACCTCACCCCGCGTCTGAGGAAAGCCAACACCAAAGACATCGCGGTCCAGGTTAACCCGAAGACCGACGCGTCCATCCAGTGCTCCCTGGGCCCGCGGACCCTTCTGGCCCGGAAGCGTGATGCCCTGCGTCAGCGGCGGCAGGAGGTCCAGACCCCCGGGAGTCCCATCAGCGGCGGCGTCCGGTTCCCGCGCACTCAAGCCGTGTACTCTCCGGTCGAGTCCAGGAGACTAGTGTCCCTCTTcagggaggaggaggacacgGAGCCCGAGACCCCTGAGACGGTCGACCGCGAAGAGAAGGTGGAAAGTGCTGAGAGAGGCGAGCGCAAAGAGAGTGAGGAGAGCGAGAAGGAACCGCTTAGTCCCGAGGAAAACGAAAACAAACAGACGGAAACAAATGAGGAGAACAGAAACGAGTCAATGAGAACCGGACAAAACGAATCCAAGTCCAAGGCTCGCGTGAGATTCCAGGTGAGGGAAACCGTATACTGTTTCGTTTCATTGAATTAAGTTTAGAAATGCTGTTAAACGGCTTTTAGACTGTTTAAGTTTCAGCAGTGTAACTTGTTTTAATGTAGTTTTTGGAGCAGAAGTACGGCTACTATCACTGCAAAGATTGCAACCTGCGCTGGGAAAGTGCTTATGTGTGGTGTGTCCAAGGCACAAACAAGGTAATGGGTGTGCTATGCATGCAAATTAAACCATGTAGTATGACTGTCTCTTCTTCTATTATTACAAATGTCCTGACTCGAGTGTTACTGTCTCCTAAAGGTGTATTTCAAGCAGTTTTGCAGAACATGTCAGAAATCATTCAATCCATACAGGGTTGAAGACATAACCTGTCAGGTAAGCCAGTCATCCAGCCGAAGGCCTGAGGCTTTCTTTGGGACCACAACAAACTTCAAAGGGTGTGCAAAAAAAGAGGCTCAAATGAAGATATGCAACACTTAAACTGATCCTCCTTAATTTGTTGCCATTAACTGTCCACTTTACTGAACAACCTTAACTTGACCTAAACTAGTGTCAATCGTATTGTGTGATCATGTATTAATGATGCACTTTGCATAAGGGATGGTCCACCAAAAATTAAACGTCATTAATTTTCACCCCCATGGCGGTTCAGAAGGGTAGTAAAAACAATGTTAAaacagtccatgtgactccagtggtttaaccttaatgttatgatgAGAAGACGCTTTGTTCAACAATCTTGTCTGTCAGTCAACGCAGTTCACGTTGTAAACGGTGCCGCGCTTCTGGGTtctatttgttttatttgctcCCTATTCTCGTTGTTTTATAACACTAAAGTTGAACCACTTTACTACCTTGCTGGGCCATGGAGTGGTAATTATGCTGCCTATATGGTACATTATATGCTCGGATTATCAAATATCTTtgagttctgaagatgaatgaaggtcttgctggtttggaacaacatgagggtgagtaatgacaattgtaattttttatcAAACTAACACTTTAACTTAATTTTCAGACTTGTAAGAAGACCCGCTGCACATGTCCTGTAACATCACGTCATGTGGACCCCAAAAGACCCCACCGGCAAGATCTGTGTGGCCGCTGCAAAGGCAAGCGGCTCTCCTGTGACAGCACATTTAGCTTTAAATACATCATCTAGCAGCTGCGTGTGCTGCGCTCAGGCTTTGTTATTGCCCGCTTCAGTCTGCATCCCCACTGCTCAAAGACTGCAGGTCCATCAGTCACTACAGTctcctttgtttttgttttgctttaatTTGTACGGTACTTGCAATAACTGCAGGTGCCAATtctgaaaactgaaaataaaaatggCAATTACTAGCACACCTGGAGCTTAAGTTTTATATGAACTGCTTTGCAGTAGGCTGATGTGAACAGCTGACTTTAGGAGTATGTATATGTAActgaggccagctagtagttgctgtgcaagTAAAAGCTCACTCTGACCTCAAGACACTCTAGCAACTGgcactagaggttgcagcctttagccttgTCTGAGCGTCTAACACTCGCTAGCGGACCCAGGTTCAAGTCCTGCTTGGAGTGGGCGGTTTGAACAGAAGGTTATCtataatatgattaaagttTTCCCCCGGTTTCACGTATGGGTACAGATAACATTGTCAAAACCATTCCCAAGCCAGGCCTGTAGTTGGCAAagtcactgttaaaaaaaaatacatgtgcCTACTCAGATGGCAACATAGTGTCTAGATCTGCCCCACATGTACAGTGGTTATGAACCTAAATTAAGCAAATGCTTAAACTTGCACATAACTACTGTGGTTGACATGTCTGTATAGTTCTTGCCCTAATGTTcaaaacccataagacctccattcatcttcagaacaccaaatgaagatatttttgttgaaatctgatggctcagaaaggccttcattgacaccaatgtcatttcctctctcaagacccataaaggcactaaagacgtcgttacaaagcccatctcactacagtggctctacaatcttTTTTTTGAAGCGACAAGTagtttgtgctaaaaaactaactgactTGTATTGTGATGGGCTgaattcaaaacaatgtttcgAACAGTTAGGAATCAGCGTGTCAGACtgttgaaatcacgtgacatttcAACACAAATGCCTGGTTTTGCGTTGA harbors:
- the zar1 gene encoding zygote arrest protein 1, translating into MATYGNETVDNYLYSSYNPYSYKNPKFKSWRQKAYFANCGEGETYFDNYHRAQLKSILSQINPNLTPRLRKANTKDIAVQVNPKTDASIQCSLGPRTLLARKRDALRQRRQEVQTPGSPISGGVRFPRTQAVYSPVESRRLVSLFREEEDTEPETPETVDREEKVESAERGERKESEESEKEPLSPEENENKQTETNEENRNESMRTGQNESKSKARVRFQFLEQKYGYYHCKDCNLRWESAYVWCVQGTNKVYFKQFCRTCQKSFNPYRVEDITCQTCKKTRCTCPVTSRHVDPKRPHRQDLCGRCKGKRLSCDSTFSFKYII